One window of Magallana gigas chromosome 2, xbMagGiga1.1, whole genome shotgun sequence genomic DNA carries:
- the LOC136271547 gene encoding uncharacterized protein → MGKLILVMGTRTLVIRTLTLVLGTENLVMGILVPVLSVQTLVICPLTLVMGILALVMSVQTLVMGILVLTLVIRSLTLVIGNEILLMVILTLFMGVQTPVLGTQTLVMGIMTLMIGMETLVMGILTLVTDVQTLVMSKHTLVIHTLALMISMETLVMGIMTLIMGVQTLLMGIMTLVMGAQTLVMSTQTLVIRTLTLVIGMETLVMGILTLVMGVQTLVMSTTTLVIRTLTLVIGMKTMVIGILTLIMGVQTW, encoded by the exons ATGGGTAAACTGATCCTGGTGATGGGTACACGGACCCTGGTaatacgtacactgaccctaGTGTTAGGTACTGAGAACCTGGTGATGGGCATACTGGTCCCGGTTTTaagtgtacagactctggtaaTATGtcctctgaccctggtgatgggaatactggccctggttatgagtgtacagaccctggtgatgggtatactggtcctg actctggtgatacggagtctgaccctggtgataggtaatGAGATCCTTTTGATGGTCATACTGACCCTgtttatgggtgtacagaccccggtgttgggcacacaaactctagtGATGGGTATAATGACCCTGATGATAGgcatggagaccctggtgatgggtatactgactttGGTTACGGATGTtcagaccctggtgatgagcAAACACACTCTGGTGATACATACTCTGGCCCTGATGATaagtatggagaccctggtgatgggtataatGACCCTgattatgggtgtacagaccctgctGATGGGTATaatgaccctggttatgggtgcacagactctggtgatgagcacacagactctggtgatacgtactctgaccctggtgataggtatggagaccctggtgatgggtatactgaccctggttatgggtgtacagactctggtgatgagCACAacgactctggtgatacgtactctgaccctggtgataggtatgaagaccatggtgataggtatactgactCTAATCATGGGTGTACAGacctggtga